From Deltaproteobacteria bacterium:
CAGCACCGGCGCCACCGCCGCGCTCAAGGTCGCCGGCCGAATCGCCAGCAGCCACACCTGCAAGCGAGTCGCGGGCTTCATGGCAGGCGCGCAAAACCCGAGAAGTCGGGCGCACGCTTTTCGACAAAAGCGTTGCGCCCCTCCTGCGCCTCTTTCGACATGTAGTAGAGAAGAGTGGCGTTGCCGGCCAATTCCTGAATCCCCGCCAGCCCATCGGTGTCGGCGTTGAAGGCCGCCTTGAGACAGCGCAGCGCCAGCGGGCTGTTGGCGAGCATCTCCCGGCACCACTGCACGGTCTCGGCTTCGAGCCGGGCTAGCGGCACCACGGTGTTCACCAGACCCATAGCCAGTGCCTCCTGCGCGTCGTACTTGCGGCAGAGATACCAGATCTCGCGCGCCTTCTTCTGGCCGACTATGCGCGCCATGTAACCGGCGCCGTAGCCGCCGTCGAAGCTGCCGACGCGTGGCCCGGTCTGCCCGAACACCGCGTTGTCGGCGGCGATGGTCAGGTCGCAAACCAAGTGCAATACGTGCCCGCCGCCGATGGCGTAGCCGGCCACCATGGCGACCACCGGCTTGGGCAAGGTGCGAATCTGGCGCTGGAGATCGAGCACGTTCAGACGCGGCACACCGTCATCGCCGACATAGCCGGCTTGGCCGCGAACGCGCTGGTCGCCGCCGGAGCAAAAAGCCTGGGTGCCC
This genomic window contains:
- the menB gene encoding 1,4-dihydroxy-2-naphthoyl-CoA synthase translates to MTIEWKACRSYSDIRYEAAEGIGKITINRPEVRNAFRPQTLFELSDAFAAAREDGGVGVVILTGAGTQAFCSGGDQRVRGQAGYVGDDGVPRLNVLDLQRQIRTLPKPVVAMVAGYAIGGGHVLHLVCDLTIAADNAVFGQTGPRVGSFDGGYGAGYMARIVGQKKAREIWYLCRKYDAQEALAMGLVNTVVPLARLEAETVQWCREMLANSPLALRCLKAAFNADTDGLAGIQELAGNATLLYYMSKEAQEGRNAFVEKRAPDFSGFARLP